One window of Panthera tigris isolate Pti1 chromosome C2, P.tigris_Pti1_mat1.1, whole genome shotgun sequence genomic DNA carries:
- the CGGBP1 gene encoding CGG triplet repeat-binding protein 1, with protein sequence MERFVVTAPPARNRSKTALYVTPLDRVTEFGGELHEDGGKLFCTSCNVVLNHVRKSAISDHLKSKTHTKRKAEFEEQNVRKKQRPLTASLQCNSTAQTEKVSVIQDFVKMCLEANIPLEKADHPAVRAFLSRHVKNGGSIPKSDQLRRAYLPDGYENENQLLNSQDC encoded by the coding sequence ATGGAAAGATTTGTAGTGACAGCACCACCTGCCCGAAACCGTTCTAAGACTGCTTTGTATGTGACTCCCCTGGATCGAGTCACTGAGTTTGGAGGTGAGCTGCACGAAGATGGAGGAAAACTCTTCTGCACTTCTTGCAATGTGGTTCTGAATCATGTTCGCAAGTCTGCCATTAGTGACCACCTTAAGTCAAAGACTCATACCAAGAGGAAGGCCGAATTTGAAGAGCAGAACGTGAGAAAGAAGCAGAGGCCCCTAACTGCATCCCTTCAGTGCAACAGTACTGCGCAAACAGAGAAAGTCAGTGTTATCCAGGACTTTGTGAAAATGTGCCTGGAAGCCAACATCCCACTCGAGAAAGCTGATCACCCAGCAGTCCGTGCTTTCCTGTCTCGCCATGTGAAGAATGGAGGCTCCATACCTAAGTCAGACCAGCTGAGGAGAGCATACCTGCCTGATGGATATGAGAATGAGAATCAGCTCCTCAACTCCCAAGATTGTTGA